Proteins encoded together in one Peribacillus asahii window:
- the cdaA gene encoding diadenylate cyclase CdaA, which produces MALPDLTFWDYVVNLLDIFLVWFLIYKIFNIIRGTKAVQLLKGIFVIVVVRSLSSLLGLNTLGWLMEQVMTWGVLAILIIFQPELRRALEQLGRGSLFSRNNMPEEDEQEHLVEEIVKASAYMAKRRIGALISIEKGTGLSDYIETGIPLGSHITSELLINIFIPNTPLHDGAVILQDNRVAAAACYLPLSESPFISKELGTRHRAAIGISEVTDCLTIVVSEETGSISLTKNGELYRNLDQDAFKEMLINELVLNKNKPTSSGILSWRGKKNG; this is translated from the coding sequence ATGGCATTACCCGATTTAACATTTTGGGATTACGTAGTAAATTTATTAGATATTTTCCTCGTTTGGTTTTTAATATATAAGATATTTAACATTATTCGTGGGACAAAGGCTGTTCAACTGTTAAAAGGAATTTTTGTTATTGTGGTTGTGCGCAGCTTGAGTAGTTTGCTTGGTTTAAATACGTTAGGGTGGTTAATGGAACAGGTTATGACCTGGGGGGTTTTGGCTATCTTGATTATTTTCCAACCAGAATTAAGACGTGCTCTTGAACAGTTAGGACGAGGAAGCCTTTTTTCACGAAATAATATGCCAGAAGAGGATGAGCAAGAGCATTTGGTAGAAGAAATTGTGAAAGCTTCTGCCTATATGGCAAAAAGACGGATTGGAGCTTTAATTTCAATTGAAAAAGGGACCGGTTTAAGCGACTACATTGAAACAGGTATTCCGCTTGGATCGCATATTACGTCAGAACTATTGATTAATATATTTATTCCCAATACCCCGCTTCATGATGGTGCGGTAATCCTACAAGATAATAGAGTGGCTGCAGCGGCTTGTTATTTGCCGTTATCGGAAAGTCCTTTTATTTCGAAAGAATTAGGTACACGTCATCGAGCGGCAATTGGTATTAGTGAAGTAACCGATTGTTTAACTATTGTTGTCTCGGAAGAAACAGGGAGTATTTCACTGACTAAAAATGGTGAGCTGTATCGTAATTTAGATCAGGATGCATTTAAAGAAAT